CCAGCGGGTGAATCAGGTTTCTGAAGTGCTACAGCTGGCGCATTTGCTCGATCGCCGCCCTAAAGCATTATCCGGTGGCCAGCGTCAGCGCGTCGCGATTGGTCGTACGCTGGTGGCCGAACCCGACGTATTCCTGCTTGATGAACCGTTATCAAACCTAGACGCCGCTTTGCGCGTACAAATGCGTATCGAGATTTCCCGCCTACATAAGCGCCTAGAGCGCACCATGATTTATGTCACCCACGATCAGGTGGAAGCCATGACGCTGGCAGACAAAATTGTGGTACTGGATGGCGGCAGCGTCGCGCAGATCGGTAAGCCGCTGGAGCTCTACCACTATCCGGCTAACCGCTTCGTTGCGGGCTTTATTGGCTCGCCAAAAATGAATTTCCTGCCCGTCAAAGTGACTGCCGCAGAACCACAGCGGGTTCAGATTGAATTACCTAACCGCCAATTAGTATGGCTGCCGGTTGAAGGCACCAATGTGCAGGTTGGGGGCAATCTCTCATTGGGGATCCGCCCTGAGCATTTGCTGCCGAGCCATGATGCTGAAGTCACCTTGGAAGGGGATGTTCAGGTTGTTGAGCAGTTAGGCAACGAAACCCAAATCCATATTCAGATCCCCGCTATTCGTCAAAACCTCGTTTATCGCCAGAACGACGTGGTGCTGGTAAACGAAGGTGCAAAATTTGCCATTGGCCTGCCACCTGAACGCTGTCATCTGTTCCGAGAAGATGGTGTCGCTTGCCGACGGCTGCATAAGGAGCTAGGCGTCTAGCTCTGGGTTAGAGAGATGTTAGTTAACAGTACGTTAGACCATACGTTAGACAGAGAACACTTATAACTTTATGCCGTCAGGCAACCCCTTCAGGAGAATGATGATGACTTTGCGCAAGGTACCTTTAGCACTGGCTGTTGCGAGTGCGGTGCTGTCAACACAGGCACTGGCTGTAGATTTCCACGGTTATGCTCGTTCCGGTATCGGCTGGACCGCAAGCGGCGGCGAACAACAATGCTTCAAAGCGACGGGTGCTCAAAGCAAATATCGTTTGGGTAACGAATGTGAAACCTATGCGGAATTGAAGCTGGGCCAAGAGCTGTGGAAAGATGGCGACAAGAGTTTCTACTTTGACACCAACGTAGCGTACTCCGTGCAGCAGACCAATGACTGGGAAGCGACAGATCCAGCCTTCCGTGAAGCCAATATCCAAGCCAAAAACGTCATCGAATGGGCTCCAGGCTCAACGCTGTGGGCAGGTAAGCGTTTCTATCAACGTCATGACGTTCATATGATCGACTTCTACTACTGGGATATTTCAGGCCCGGGCGCAGGTTTAGAAAATATCGATCTGGGCTTCGGTAAATTGTCTATCGCCGCAACTCGTAATACCGAAACCGGCGGCTCAACCAATTTCAGTTCTCAAGACCAACGCGATTTAATTAAAGACACCGCCAACGACGTTTACGACGTGCGTTTAGCCGGTTTGGAAACCAACCCAGGCGGTACGCTGGAATTAGGTTTTGACTACGGTCGTTCTAACCCAACCGATGGCTACCATCGCGCCAAAGATGCCTCAAAAGACGGCTTCATGGTGACCGCGGAACACACCCAGTCGATCTACAGCGGCTTTAACAAATTTGTCGTTCAGTATGCGACTGATTCCATGACCTCAAATAACTCAGGTCACTCCGAAGGCTCCAGCATCAACAACAACGGTCATATGATCCGCGTTCTGGATCACGGCGGCATCGACTTCAACGACAAGTGGGCGTTGATGTATGTAGGTATGTATCAGGACATCGATCGCGATGACAAAAATGGTACTACTTGGTACACCGCGGGTATTCGCCCGATGTACAAATGGACACCAATCATGAGCACCTTGATGGAATTCGGCTATGACAACGTGAAATCACAGCGCACTGGTGACAACAACAACCAGTACAAAGTGACGTTGGCGCAGCAGTGGCAGGCTGGCGACAGCATCTGGTCACGCCCGGCAATCCGCCTGTTTGCAACCTACGCGAAATGGGATGAGAAATGGGGCTATGCAACTAACACCGATACTGGTTACAGCGACGGCGTTGCATACAACGATAACAACACCCACAAATTCAGCCGTGGAAATGACGATGAAGTCACCTTCGGCGCGCAGATGGAAGTTTGGTGGTAACGGCTGTTTGACGGCGGCGGGGTGATCCCGCCGCGTTTGATTGAGCTCGGCGGCTTTCTTGCCATAGCAGCCGAGCTGTCTCTAAGGTGGTTCATAATGAAAAGCAAAATGAATAATAAAATCAAAGCTGTCATGAAACAGAATACCATCGCGTTGAGCGTCGCCTTGGCGATGTTCAGCGCCATGCCGCTTAGCGTTCAGGCGGACAGCGGTATCCAGCCTGCGAATGTTGCTACCGCGCCGGCCATCCCTGCCAATACATTACATCAGCTACCTTGGGAGCCATTGGTTCCTCCGGTGACGAAAACGGCTACCTTGACCAGCAGCAGCGCGCAGCTGCACGTCGGTGATATCCAAGGGGCGGTAGGGGCTTTTGCATTACCGGCCGATCGGGGCTCGCTTGAAATTACCATCAGCAGCTTAGTGGAAGGCAAAAGAGTCTATGCCCCAAGCGTAATGGTTTTAGATGAAAATATGCGTCCTGCGGCATTTTATCCAAGCAGCTATTTTAGCTATCAGCAACCTGGCGTGATGAGCGGCGATCGTCTGGAAGGTACCCTGAAATTAACGCCTGCATTAGGGCAAAAACAGATCTACATGGTGATCTACACCACGTCGCAGGATTTAGCCAAAACAACCCAGATGGTCGATCCTGCGAAAGCCTACGCGGCTGGCGTAGGCAATGCGGTGCCAAATATTCCTGATCCGATCGCGATCCATCAGTCTACGGGTACGATCAAGATCAAAGTGAAAGCAGAGCAGAACACCGGCAACGTGATGATCGGCGGGATCCTGCCTATGGTCCAAAAAGAGCAGCCCATCGTGGTAGGCGCTGCTACAGCACCGGTTGCTGCCGCGCCGTCAAAACCGGCTCAGCCAATGCTCAAAGATACCGATGAATATTTCAATAAAGGTATCCGTGATGCAGTGAAAGGCGGAGATATCGATAAAGCGTTGAAATTGATGAATGAAGCTGAACAACTTGGTTCAACCACTGCCCGTGAAACCTTTATTCACAGTGTGAAAGGCAAGGGTTAAACCCGCGCTGTGAAAGCTGGCTCTTTGACTGGGTGCCCTTCGGGGCACCTTTTTTTATTTTATATTTTCCCTCCTTGTTACCAAATTGATCATCTATTGCTACTGCTCTGCCTACGTCGGGTAATCTGAGTTACAATGAACGTCCTATTTTCAGCGTGGGCGAGGGTCGGCGCTAAATTCTGTTTTGGAGTCACCGGAATGACTGACTGTCATCCGTCGTTGGACGTTACTCATTGGCACCCCATTCATGAAGTCGATTTGACTGCGCAGCAGCGCAGCTGGCTGGGCGAGTGTCAATCCATGACCGCGCGCTTCGAGCGCTACTGCGACAAAGTCACTATCGTTCCACGGCGCGAAGGTTTCATCACTGCCCAATCTTTAGGTGAAGAAGCCATGCTGTTGCCAAACTGTGAGCGCTTTTGGCTACGCGAAGTTTTGTTGTGTGGTGATAATGTGCCGTGGTTGTTTGGCCGTACGCTGATCCCCGAAACGTCTCTTACCGGGGAAGAGGTTTCCTTATTGACGTTAGGCACGGTTCCACTTGGGCGCTATTTATTCAACGCCGCGGAGCTTACGCGCGATTTTATTCAGGTGGGTTCTCAGAGAGAACTGTGGGCGCGGCGCAGCCGTTTACGTTTGTCGGGTAAACCTTTGTTGTTAACCGAACTTTTTTTGTCTGAGTCTCCGTTGTATGGTGTTAATAATGAATTGTGATGTCGTCATCATTGGAATGAATGACTGGAGGGATTCGTGACTCAAACTAAATGGCAGGCCTATTGCCGCCTGATGAGAATTGATAAGCCGATTGGCTCGCTATTATTGCTCTGGCCCACCTATTGGGCGTTATGGCTAGCGGGCGGCCAAATTCCAAGCCTAAAGCTGCTGGTGGTATTTACGCTAGGGGTCTTTTTCATGCGTGCCGCCGGATGTGTGGTTAATGATTTTGCCGATCGTCGTGTAGACGGTCACGTTAAGCGCACGGCGCATCGTCCATTGCCAAGCGGTGCAGTAACGGAGAAAGAGAGCAAGATTCTGTTTGTGGCGCTGGTGCTGGTTTCTTTTGGGCTGGTATTAACGCTTAACGCCATGACGATTTGGTTATCGGTTGCGGCTCTTGCGCTGGCTTGGGTCTATCCATTTATGAAGCGCTTTACCCATTTGCCACAGGTTGTACTGGGTATGGCGTTTGGATGGTCAATCCCGATGGCGTATGCCGCCGTAAGCGAAAGTTTGCCGCTGAGCTGCTGGTTGCTATTTCTGGCGAATATTTGTTGGACGGTAGCTTATGACACCCAGTATGCGATGGTGGATAGGGACGACGACCTTCGCATTGGTATCAAGTCTACGGCGATTCTGTTTGGCCGCTTCGATAAGCTCATCATTGGCCTGTTACAGCTGGCGACGCTGTTGTTGATGGTGTGGATTGGTTATTTAAACCAGCTGAGCGGCGCTTATTACTGGGGCATTTTACTGGCTGGGGCGCTGTTTATTCACCAACAGAAGTTGATTGCACTGCGTGAGCGTATGCCGTGCTTCCAAGCTTTCTTGAATAACAACTATGCCGGACTGGTGCTGTTTATCGGCATTGCGCTTTCAATTTGGATCTGACATTAGAATCTAAAAAACGCGGGTTTTAAACTAGAGAAAAGGCGCCAATTGGCGCCTTTTCTTATTTACCCAAGAGTGATTAACGAGACGTTATTCGCTCTTATCACTATCGTCTTCGGCGGCGGTTTGCGCTGGAGGTAAGGTTTCCATTTCAGGCGCGCTAACGCTTTCAATGGTCAGCTTGATCTCTGGCGTTATCATGGCACCTAGCAGGTTATAGATTTCCATGGTGTGTTCAGGGATCGCATCGCCGACGTCGTTGATATAGCCCTCGGAACGCAAGGTCCCTACCAAGGTTGCAAACACTGCTTTGTCGAAGAATTCAGGTGCATTGATACCGTGCAGAACCGACAAACGCTGCGCCATAATACGGCTCTCTTTTTCCAGCGCACCGCGGCTGATGCTTGGATTCGCGCTGAGCAGAGAGAAAGTAATGGCATAACGTTGCAGTGTTTCACGAACGCCGGCAGCCAAAAGCTGTAGCGTGCGGATACGGCCCGGATTCATCACCAGCTCGTCGCCCTTCGCGCAAATCAATTGCTGGCGACATAGTTCAGTAATAATCGGTTCAAGCACCTGCGGTAAGTTGCTGCGCTCATAATGCAAGAACAGCTCTTCTTTTAGCATTGGGTAGAGTAAATCGACCTGACGCAGCAGCTCCGTGCGCGAGATGCTGTTATGGTTCATCACCATATTGGCAATCAGCGACGGTAGCACCAGCATATGCTGAATATTGTTACGGTAATACGTCATCAATACTGCCTGTTCGCGTGGCAGGATGATTAGCTCGCCGATGTTGTCTTTTTCCACTTCAAACTTATCCATTTGAAGAGCATGTTGCAGTAGCTCCTCAGCGGTTTGGTTCGGCGTGGTGGCATCTTCGGCATAAGGCGCATTTCGCAACAGCTGCAGATAGCAGTCTAGCTGTTCTAACAGTTGTTCACGCGTCAGCGCACGTTGGCGAGAAGCCAATAGCGCGGTTGAACAGAGGTTCATCGCGTTAGCTGCCGCTGACTTGTTAATGTTCACCATCACGGTATTGGCGATTGCGTTAACCGTTGGTGTTAACCAGCTAGGGCGCTGCGCTTCGATTGGATCGATAGACTCGCGCCATTCAGGAACGTGCTGATTCAGCCAGTTGTTGATTGGGATTGGCTCACCAAAGTTTACGTAACCCTGTCCCAGATTGCGCAGCTTACGCAGCCCGCGAACCATCTGGATCAGGCTTTCTTTCTCTTTAGTGGCACCGCGCAGCTCTTTGGCATAGGTGGCTACTTCCATCACGTGCTCATAACCGATATACACCGGAACCAGCGTGATTGGACGCTTACCGCCGCGCAGCATGGCCTGAATGGTCATTGCCAGCGTACCCGTTTTAGGCTCAAGCAAACGACCCGTACGTGAACGGCCGCCTTCCATAAAGTATTCAACCGAATAACCGCGGCTAAACAGCTCGCCTAGGTATTCACGGAATACGGTGGAATAAAGCTTATTCCCTTTAAAGGTACGGCGAATAAAGAACGCACCTAAGCGGCGGAAAATCGGACCGGCTGGCCAGAAATTCAGGTTGATACCGGCAGCAATGTGCGGCGGTACCAAGCCTTGGTGATAAAGCACGTAGGACAACAGCAGATAGTCCATGTGGCTGCGGTGGCAGGGCACATAAACAATCTCATGGCCGTCCTGCGCTAATTTACGCACGCGCTCGGCGTTATGGACGTTGATCCCTTGGTACAAACGGTTCCATGTCCAGCTCAGCACGCGGTCGGATAAACGCACCGCTTCATAGGTGAAGTTGGCTGCAACTTCTTCCATCAAAGCAACCGCATTTTGCTGTGCTTTTTCACGGGAGATTTTTTTGCTACGCGCTTCGTCCTCAACCGCTTTCTCTATCGCTTTGGATGAGAGCAGTTTATTAAACAGCGCTTGGCGATCGGGCAGGCTTGGACCCACCGCGGCTAAACGCTGGCGGGAGAAGTGCATACGCGCC
This is a stretch of genomic DNA from Hafnia alvei. It encodes these proteins:
- the ubiC gene encoding chorismate lyase; the protein is MTDCHPSLDVTHWHPIHEVDLTAQQRSWLGECQSMTARFERYCDKVTIVPRREGFITAQSLGEEAMLLPNCERFWLREVLLCGDNVPWLFGRTLIPETSLTGEEVSLLTLGTVPLGRYLFNAAELTRDFIQVGSQRELWARRSRLRLSGKPLLLTELFLSESPLYGVNNEL
- the malM gene encoding maltose operon protein MalM, encoding MKQNTIALSVALAMFSAMPLSVQADSGIQPANVATAPAIPANTLHQLPWEPLVPPVTKTATLTSSSAQLHVGDIQGAVGAFALPADRGSLEITISSLVEGKRVYAPSVMVLDENMRPAAFYPSSYFSYQQPGVMSGDRLEGTLKLTPALGQKQIYMVIYTTSQDLAKTTQMVDPAKAYAAGVGNAVPNIPDPIAIHQSTGTIKIKVKAEQNTGNVMIGGILPMVQKEQPIVVGAATAPVAAAPSKPAQPMLKDTDEYFNKGIRDAVKGGDIDKALKLMNEAEQLGSTTARETFIHSVKGKG
- a CDS encoding maltoporin, with translation MMTLRKVPLALAVASAVLSTQALAVDFHGYARSGIGWTASGGEQQCFKATGAQSKYRLGNECETYAELKLGQELWKDGDKSFYFDTNVAYSVQQTNDWEATDPAFREANIQAKNVIEWAPGSTLWAGKRFYQRHDVHMIDFYYWDISGPGAGLENIDLGFGKLSIAATRNTETGGSTNFSSQDQRDLIKDTANDVYDVRLAGLETNPGGTLELGFDYGRSNPTDGYHRAKDASKDGFMVTAEHTQSIYSGFNKFVVQYATDSMTSNNSGHSEGSSINNNGHMIRVLDHGGIDFNDKWALMYVGMYQDIDRDDKNGTTWYTAGIRPMYKWTPIMSTLMEFGYDNVKSQRTGDNNNQYKVTLAQQWQAGDSIWSRPAIRLFATYAKWDEKWGYATNTDTGYSDGVAYNDNNTHKFSRGNDDEVTFGAQMEVWW
- the malK gene encoding maltose/maltodextrin ABC transporter ATP-binding protein MalK, translated to MASVALRNVYKAYGDVVISKDVNLEIQDGEFVVFVGPSGCGKSTLLRMIAGLEDITSGELLIAGKRMNEVPPAERGIGMVFQSYALYPHLSVADNMSFGLKLAGTKKSEITQRVNQVSEVLQLAHLLDRRPKALSGGQRQRVAIGRTLVAEPDVFLLDEPLSNLDAALRVQMRIEISRLHKRLERTMIYVTHDQVEAMTLADKIVVLDGGSVAQIGKPLELYHYPANRFVAGFIGSPKMNFLPVKVTAAEPQRVQIELPNRQLVWLPVEGTNVQVGGNLSLGIRPEHLLPSHDAEVTLEGDVQVVEQLGNETQIHIQIPAIRQNLVYRQNDVVLVNEGAKFAIGLPPERCHLFREDGVACRRLHKELGV
- the plsB gene encoding glycerol-3-phosphate 1-O-acyltransferase PlsB; this encodes MSGWRKFYYKLLNLPLKLLVKSKVIPSEPVAELRLDTTRPVLYVLPYNSKADLLTFRDRCLAQDLPDPLDDNEIDGTILPRYVFIDDGPRVFRYYAPKQESVKLFHDYLDLHRNNPALDIQMIPVSVMFGRSPGREGHHGAPQLRLLNGIQKFFAVIWLGRDSFVRFSNVVSLRYMADEHGTDQTIAQKLARVARMHFSRQRLAAVGPSLPDRQALFNKLLSSKAIEKAVEDEARSKKISREKAQQNAVALMEEVAANFTYEAVRLSDRVLSWTWNRLYQGINVHNAERVRKLAQDGHEIVYVPCHRSHMDYLLLSYVLYHQGLVPPHIAAGINLNFWPAGPIFRRLGAFFIRRTFKGNKLYSTVFREYLGELFSRGYSVEYFMEGGRSRTGRLLEPKTGTLAMTIQAMLRGGKRPITLVPVYIGYEHVMEVATYAKELRGATKEKESLIQMVRGLRKLRNLGQGYVNFGEPIPINNWLNQHVPEWRESIDPIEAQRPSWLTPTVNAIANTVMVNINKSAAANAMNLCSTALLASRQRALTREQLLEQLDCYLQLLRNAPYAEDATTPNQTAEELLQHALQMDKFEVEKDNIGELIILPREQAVLMTYYRNNIQHMLVLPSLIANMVMNHNSISRTELLRQVDLLYPMLKEELFLHYERSNLPQVLEPIITELCRQQLICAKGDELVMNPGRIRTLQLLAAGVRETLQRYAITFSLLSANPSISRGALEKESRIMAQRLSVLHGINAPEFFDKAVFATLVGTLRSEGYINDVGDAIPEHTMEIYNLLGAMITPEIKLTIESVSAPEMETLPPAQTAAEDDSDKSE
- the ubiA gene encoding 4-hydroxybenzoate octaprenyltransferase codes for the protein MEGFVTQTKWQAYCRLMRIDKPIGSLLLLWPTYWALWLAGGQIPSLKLLVVFTLGVFFMRAAGCVVNDFADRRVDGHVKRTAHRPLPSGAVTEKESKILFVALVLVSFGLVLTLNAMTIWLSVAALALAWVYPFMKRFTHLPQVVLGMAFGWSIPMAYAAVSESLPLSCWLLFLANICWTVAYDTQYAMVDRDDDLRIGIKSTAILFGRFDKLIIGLLQLATLLLMVWIGYLNQLSGAYYWGILLAGALFIHQQKLIALRERMPCFQAFLNNNYAGLVLFIGIALSIWI